GCCGATCCGCGCAAAGATCCCAATGCGGAGCTGATCAAAGAAGTGAAAACCATCGATGACACGTTACGTAAAATCGCGGGCGGGAGTGGCACCACGCTTGGTACTGGTGGCATGGCGACCAAACTGCAAGCGGCCGATATTGCTCGCCGCGCAGGTATTGAAGTCATCATCGCTGCTGGCCGCGCAGAGAACGTGATTTTTGATTCACTGGGTGATGCGCCGCAAGGCACACGCTTTTTGCCATGCGAAGAGGCATTGGAAAACCGCAAACGCTGGATCTTGGCTGGCCCAGCCGCTTCTGGTGACATCGTCATCGACGGCGGCGCTGTGAAAGCGGTGCTGGAAAAAGGCAGCAGTCTGCTGGCAAAAGGGGTCACCAAAGTGTTGGGCGAGTTTTCTCGTGGTGAAGTGGTCCGCATCACCAATGAACAAGGCCAACTGATCGCTCGTGGTATCGCCAGCTATTCGCACCAAGATATGGCAAAAATCGCAGGGAAACACAGTAAAGACATCATCTCTATTTTGGGCTACGACTATGGTTCAGAAGTGATTCACCGTGATGACATGGTGGTGATTCAAGAATAGTCGGCAACAGCAAAGAGGATTTCAGGTGGAATTGACCAATTTAGGCAAAGCGGCAAAAGAGGCGGCTTTTCAACTCGCGACCGCCTCCACGGCGCAGAAAAACCGCGCATTGGCGCTGATTGCCGATGAGCTTGAGGCTAACGCAGCGGATATTTTAGCCGCGAATGCAAAAGACATTGAACTGGGGCGTCAGGCGGGTTTAAGCGACGCAATGCTGGATCGCTTGCTTCTTAATGAACAGCGCTTGCATGGCATCGCTAACGACGTACGCAACGTTATCAGCCTTGCTGACCCTGTGGGTAGTGAGATTGACAGTAAAGTGTTGGAAAACGGCATGCAGCTTTCTCGCCGCCGCGTGCCATTAGGGGTGGTTGGCGTTATTTATGAAGCGCGCCCGAATGTGACCATTGATATCGCCGCGCTGTGTCTGAAAACGGGTAATGCCAGCATTCTACGTGGCGGGAAAGAGACGTTCTTCTCCAACATGGAACTGGTGAATGTGATTCAATCGGCACTGGCCAAAGCCAAGCTGCCAGCCGCATCGGTGCAGTATATTGAAAAGCCTGATCGCGAGTTGGTCAATCAACTGCTGAAAATGGATGAGTACGTGGACATGATCATTCCACGCGGCGGTGCTGGTCTGCACAAAATGTGCAAAGAGAACAGCACCATTCCGGTCATCATCGGTGGTTTTGGCATCAGCCATATTTTTGTTGATGAGAGCGCAAACCTAGAAAAATCACTCGACGTCGTTGAAAACGCCAAAGTGCAGCGCCCATCGGCGTGTAACTCGCTGGACACGCTGTTAGTCCACCAGCAGGTTGCAGCCGAGTTCTTGCCGATGCTGGTGGCGCGTTTGAATGACAAAGTGACGTTTGTCGCAGAGCCGCAAGCGAAAGCGTTGATGGGAAGTGCCGACAATCTGCGCGATGCGCAAGAGGGTGACTTTGACACGGAATGGCTAAGCTACACACTGGGCGTGAAAGTGGTGGTGGATGTGGCCCAAGCGATTGAACATATGCGTGAGCACAACGCCAGCCATTCGGATGCGATCATGACCAACAGTTTGGAAAATGCTGAGCGCTTTATTAACTCAGTGGATTCGGCGGCGGTGTACGTCAACGCGTCTACCCGCTTTACCGATGGCGCGCAATTTGGTCTCGGCGCTGAAGTGGCCGTGTCAACGCAAAAACTGCACGCCCGTGGCCCAATGGGCTTGGAAGAGCTCACCAGCTACAAATGGGTCGGCAAGGCCAATTACCTGCCACGCAGTTAACATAACCTGCGAATATCAGCGCGAAAGGGGCCATCATGGCCCCTTTTTGTTTTATTCGCTTAGGCAATTCCGCTACACTAGCTCACATTTCATCACTCGAATTAGGCTGAATAAAACAAGCGAAAAGTCCATTTTTGCTCCTCGAGTGTTGACCGGCTTATCCATTATTGGGAGGTGATATGCATTGTCCCTTTTGTTCCGAAAACGACACCAAAGTGATCGACTCTCGTTTGGTGGCCGACGGGCATCAAGTTCGTCGTCGTCGTCAATGTTTAGCGTGTAATGAACGCTTTACCACATTTGAAACGGCTGAGTTGCTGATGCCGAAAGTGATCAAGTCCAACGGCAACCGTGAACCATTCAATGAAGACAAAATGGTCGGTGGCATACAGCGTGCACTGGAAAAACGCCCAGTCAGCGCTGATGCGATTGAATTGGCGATCAGCATGATCAAATCTAAGCTCAGAGCGACGGGTGAGCGGGAAGTGCCGAGTAAAATGATTGGTAACTTAGTCATGGAGCAACTCAAACATCTCGATAAAGTGGCTTACATCCGTTTTGCCTCTGTCTACCGTAGCTTTGAAGATATTCGCGAGTTTGGCGAAGAGATTGCGAGGTTAGAAGATTAGCCATGACCCCATCCCCATTTACCGCTTTTGATTACCAAATGATGACTCGGGCAATTGCCCTTGCCAAACGGGGCATCTATACCACTGCGCCAAACCCGAATGTGGGTTGTGTGTTGGTGCGTGACGGAGAAATCGTTGGCGAAGGCTATCACGCGCGAGCTGGCGAGCCGCATGCGGAAGTGCATGCCCTGCGCATGGCGGGTGAAAAAGCACGCGGCGCAACGGCGTATGTGACCTTAGAGCCCTGCTCTCACTATGGCCGTACTCCACCGTGTGCCGAAGGCCTGACTAAGGCGGGCGTAGCGAAAGTGATTGGCGCGATGCAAGATCCGAATCCGCAAGTGGCCGGACGCGGTTTTCAAATGCTGCGAGATGCCGGTATTGACGTGCACGTCGGCCTCATGGAAGCCGAGGCCGTCGCTCTCAACCCTGCTTTTATTAAGCGCATGCAAACAGGGATGCCGTTTGTGCAGCTGAAAATGGCCGCATCCTTAGATGGGCAAAGTGCGCTTAGCAACGGTCAAAGCCAGTGGATTACCTCCGCGAATGCCCGCCGTGACGTACAACGGTTTCGCGCCAAAGCGGGGGCGATTTTATCGACCAGCAAAACCGTGATTGAAGATAACGCCTCACTCAATGTGCGTTGGTCTGAGCTGCCTGCTTCAGTGCAAGCACACTATGAAGAACGTAACCTGCGCCAGCCTGTACGAGTGATTTTGGATCGTCAGTCGCAACTCACTTCTTCGCTCAAACTTTTCCAAACGCCTGGGGAACGAGTGGTTGTCAGTCCACTTGGCGATCTTGCTCCAGAGTTTGATGAGCAAGGCAGTCTGGATCTGTCTCGTACGCTGCAAAGCCTTACCCACAAATTCAACGTCAATCATGTCTGGGTTGAAGCTGGGGCCACTTTGGCTGGTGCTTTGCTCAGCAAAGGCTTGGTTGATGAGTTGATTGTCTACCTAGCCCCTAAGTTAATGGGCAGTGATGGGCGTGGGCTGATTGGCGCACTTGGTCTGAGCGATATGGCGCAAGTGATGGATTTAACCATTAAAGACGTACGCATGGTCGGCCCTGATATCCGCATCATCGCGACCCCTAAAGAGAAAGAAAATTAAATGTTTACAGGAATTATTGAAGCCGTAGGCACGCTGACGGCGATCACTCCGCGCGGTGAAGACATTAGCGTGACGGTGCAAACCGGTAAGCTGGATATGTCGGACGTGAAGTTAGGTGACAGTATTGCCACCAATGGCGTTTGCTTGACCGTGATTGATTTTGGCCCGAACTACTACAGCGCCGATCTCTCCCTAGAGACGCTGAAAAAAACCGGGTTTGCGCATTATCAAGTGGGTTCCAAAGTCAATTTAGAGAAAGCCATGTTGCCAACCACCCGTTTTGGCGGACACATCGTGTCGGGGCATGTTGATGGCGTAGGGGAAATCGTTGAGCGCAATCAGGTTGGCCGGGCGATCGAGTTCTGGGTAAACATGCCTGCAGAGATAAGCAAGTACGTCGCCGAAAAAGGCTCGATTACGGTTGATGGCATCAGTCTTACCGTCAATGACCTGCGTAAAAACGCCTTTAAGCTGACGATCGTACCGCACACCGGCGAAGAGACGACCATCAATGATTTCCACGTTGGGCGCAAAGTGAATCTGGAAGTGGATGTGCTAGCGCGCTACATGGAGCGTCTGTTGCAAGGAAATCAGGCGCAAGAGGCACCCGAATCTCGCCTTACGATGGCGTTTCTGCAACAGAATGGTTTTGCTTAGTTCACAGAACGTTAGCACGCTTATTGACACATTGAGACGATAATTCAGACTACACAGAATCTAACGCTCTGCACTTAATTGACAGGAAAGAGACTATGCCGATCAGCACTCCACAGGAAATTATCGACGATATTCGTTTGGGGAAAATGGTTATCCTCATGGATGACGAAGACCGTGAAAACGAAGGCGACCTGATCATGGCCGCAGAACACATTTCGCCTGAGGCGATTAATTTTATGGCGACCCACGGGCGCGGCTTGATTTGTCTGACCATGACAAAAGAGCGCTGCAAGCGTCTTGGCCTGCCACCAATGGTGCAGGACAATAATGCCCAGTACACCACCAATTTTACCGTCTCGATTGAAGCGGCCGAAGGGGTGACCACCGGGATTTCAGCTGCCGATCGCGCGCGTACCGTGCAAGCTGCGGTTGCCAAAGAAGCGAAAGCGGCGGATCTGGTTCAGCCGGGGCACATTTTTCCTCTCGCGGCGCAAGATGGCGGCGTATTAACTCGCGCAGGTCATACCGAAGCGGGATGTGATTTGGCGCGCCTTGCCGGGTTGGAGCCTGCCTCCGTGATTGTCGAGATCCTCAATGATGACGGCACCATGGCGCGTCGCCCAGATTTAGAACTGTTTGCTGAAAAGCATGGTTTGAAGTTAGGCACCATCGCTGATCTTATCGAGTATCGCAACAACACCGAAACCACCATCGAGCGTGTCGCTCAGTGCCAACTGCCGACGGAATACGGCGAATTTGAATTGGTTACTTATCGCGACATCATCGACCAGCAGATCCATTTTGCTCTGTGCAAAGGCGATTTAAAACAAAACACACCATTGGTGCGCGTGCATTTGCAAGACACCTTTACCGATCTGTTGCGCAGTGACCGCAATGCTGAGCGCAGTTGGACGCTCGATAAAGCGATGGCCCGTATCGGCCAAGAGGGTGGGGTGCTGGTTATTCTTGGCAACGAAGAGTCGCCGGAGCTTTTGATCCACCGCGTGAAAATGTTTGAAGCGCAAGATAAAGACGATGCGCCGAAACTGGCGAAAAAACAGGGAACATCACGCCGTGTTGGGGTTGGTTCTCAAATTCTGGCCGATCTTGGGGTGCATGACATGCGTCTGCTCTCCTCATCAAACAAGAAATACCATGCGCTGGGCGGCTTTGGCCTCAACGTCGTTGAATACGTGTGTGAATAGCCAACTGACGTTCGTGTGACCGATAAGAGAAACGCAGCCCCGCTTGGCTGCGTTTTTTATCTGAGTTTTTCCTCCTAACGGACTAAAACTGGCAGATAACGGCACCGCTGGCAGGATAATCGGCGGCGAAATACCATTAGATATTGCTCACAAATTTGTGCTAGAATCCGGCGATTCTCACTTGATGAACATAGTTAAAGGAAGGCTTATGAAAGTGATCGAGGGTGGCTTCCCCGCGCCAAACGCAAAAATTGCTATCGTTATTTCTCGTTTCAACAGTTTTATTAACGAAAGTTTATTGTCTGGTGCCATCGATACTTTAAAGCGTCACGGACAAGTTAGCGATGACAACATCACTGTCGTACGTTGCCCTGGTGCAGTTGAACTTCCTCTGGTTGCTCAACGTGTTGCTAAAACTGGCAAGTATGATGCGATTGTTTCTCTGGGCACAGTTATCCGTGGTGGCACGCCGCATTTTGACTATGTTTGTAGTGAAATGAATAAAGGTCTGGCACAAGTGTCGATGGAATTTAGCATTCCAGTCGCATTTGGTGTCTTGACTGTTGATACGATCGATCAAGCTATTGAACGCGCAGGAACCAAGGCTGGTAACAAAGGTGCAGAGGCTGCACTGAGCGCGCTTGAGATGATCAACGTTCTTTCTGAAATCGATTCCTAATGGGGGCCAGTGTGAAACCAGCCGCACGTCGTAATGCACGTCAATTCGCTTTACAAGCAATTTACTCATGGCAAATTACTAAAGAAAATGTTGCCACCATCGAAGAGCAATTTTTGTCAGGTGAAAAGTACGATGAAGAAGAACATCGCGCTGCTGAGCCTGCGTTGACTGCTCCTGAAACTGACGTTGCATACTTCCGTGACTTGTTGACCGGTGTTGTATTGAGTCACGCGGAACTGGATAGCAAGATTCGTCCTTACGTTTCACGCCCTATGCAGGATCTGGATATGATGGAGCTGGCATTGCTCCGTCTGGCAATGTACGAAATGACGCGTCGTGAAGATGTCCCTTACAAAGTGGTCATTAACGAAGCGATTGAGCTAGCGAAAGTGTTTGCGGCAGAAGATAGCCACAAATTCGTCAACGGTGTGTTGGATAAAGCCGCACCGCATGTTCGCAAAAAGTAACAAGCGTTCTACAAAAAAAGGTCAGCACTTGCTGACCTTTTTTATACAAAGGAAAGGATTTTGATCTCAGGCGAATTTAATCTGATTGAAAAATACTTCGTTGGCCGTCAGGCACAACGTAAAGATGTTTACCTTGCCGCTGGAGACGACTGTGCTCTGGTAAAACCTCTCGCCAATGTGCAACTGGCTATCAGTACCGATACCTTAGTTTGTGGCACTCATTTTTTGCCAGAAGCCGATCCGGCTTGGGTGGCGCACAAGGCGTTGGCTTCGAATATCAGTGATTTGGCGGCCATGGGCGCGACACCTGCGTGGGTCTCTTTGGCGTTAACCATGCCAGAACCAGACGAAACTTGGCTTGCGCCTTTTTGTGATGCGTTCTTCAAGCTAGCCGACTATTTTGGCATCCAGTTGATTGGCGGTGATACCACCAAAGGGCCACTGAGTTTAACGCTGACGGTGCAAGGTTACGTTCCCGAAGGAAAAGCGCTCAAACGCAGTGGCGCGAAACCGGGAGACTACGTGTTTGTGACGGGCACCTTGGGTGATGCCAAAGCGGGCCTTGATGTGATCCTTAATGGCGCGCAGCGCAGCCGCCCAGCCGCTTTGGCGCTGGAGAAGGCACACTACCTGAGTATGCCGCGCATTTTGGCCGGACAAGCCTTGGTGGGGCTGGCATCGGCGGCGATTGATATTTCCGATGGTCTGGTTGCGGATCTGGGCCATATTCTGCAGCGCTCAGGCGTCGGTGTGAGCATTGACGTCTCGAAACTGCCTATCTCATCAGAGCTGCTTTCATTTCTCGATGATCGAGAGACGGCGCAGCAATATGCGCTTACCAGCGGCGAAGAGTACGAGCTCTGTTTCACCGTCCCAGAAGAGAGCCGCGGCTCGTTAGAAAGTTCCCTGGCGCATGTTGGTTGCAAAGTCACCTGCATCGGGCAAATTCGTCCACAAGGCTTTTTTGAACTGCATGACAACGGCACTAAGTTGGATTGGCAACTTTGCGGTTTTGATCACTTTAAGGGGCAAAACAAATGAGTAACCCGTTGGCGAAGCTCTCATTGAGTAATCCTTGGCATTTACTGGCCACCGGTTTTGGCAGCGGTTTGTCGCCAGTGGTGCCCGGTACCATGGGGACGCTGGCTTCTGTGCCTTTTTTCCTTCTGCTGGCTTACCTGCCATTACCCATCTATTTATTGGTTGTACTGCTTGCGTGTGTGCTGGGGATAAAAATCTGCCAAGTTACCTCGGCGGATATGGGCGTTCACGACCACGGTTCGATAGTGTGGGATGAATTTGCCGGGTTTTGGATCACTATGTTGATTGTGCCAGCGCTCAATATTCCGTTGAGTGAATGGCAATGGCTGGTGACTGGTTTTGTGCTGTTTCGCTTTTTCGACATGGTTAAGCCGTGGCCCATTGGCTGGTTGGATAAACGAGTGCATGGCGGCTTGGGGATTATGCTTGATGACATTGTGGCGGGCGTGATGTCAGCGCTCGCTCTCTACTTGGTAGGCTACTACGCAGGCTGGCTAAGTTAAGCGGCGTTATGTATGGCAATGTGAGTGTTGGAGAACAAAAGGGTTGGCAAATTGAGCCAACCCTTTTTCATTGCTAGAAGCGAACTATTTGGCTAGGTAAGCCAAAATTGCCTGCTCAATGCCATTGGCATCTAGCCCAAGCTCTTGATGCAGCTCTTCTTGGGTACCTTGAGGAATAAACTTATCCGGCAGACCAAGATTGAGAACGGGTTTGATGAGTTTTTCCTGCATCAAAAATTCCACAACACCGGCACCAGCGCCGCCAGCGATGGCGTTTTCTTCCACGGTGACAATCACATCGTGTGTGGCAACCAGTTGGCGGATCAGCGCTTCATCAAGCGGTTTAACAAAACGCATGTCGGCGACGGTCGCGTTAAGGTTGTCGGCCGCTTTGAGGGCATTTGCCAAGAAGGTACCGAAGCTGAGAATCGCCACTTTCTCACCCGTTCGAATGAGGCGGCCTTTGCCAATTTCGAGGGCGGTAAACGCCTCTTCAATCGGTGTGCCCATACCACTGCCGCGAGGATAACGTACCGCGCTCGGACCGTTATGCTGGTGGCCAGTGTAAAGCATTTGTCGGCATTCGTTCTCATCACTTGGCGCCATGATCAGCATGTTGGGAATGCAGCGCAGGTAACTTAAGTCAAATGCACCTTGGTGAGTTTGGCCATCCGCACCGACCAATCCCGCGCGATCGATAGCAAACATCACTGGCAGATTCATAATAGCCACATCGTGAATCAACTGATCATAACCGCGTTGCAAGAAGGTCGAATAGATGGCGACGACAGGCTTGTAACCGCCAATCGCCATGCCGGTTGCCAGTGTCACGGCGTGCTGTTCGGCAATCGCCACATCGAAATATTGCTCTGGATACTCTTTGGAAAAACGCACCATGCCAGAGCCTTCACGCATGGCCGGAGTGATCGCCATTAACTTGGGATCTTGCGCCGCCATATCACAAAGGAAATCACCGAAGATATTCGAAAAGCTCGGTTTACCGCCGCTGCTTTTGGGCAAACTAGTGCGTGCGGGATCAAACTTAGGCACGCCGTGATAGCCGATCGGATCTTTCTCAGCTGGCTCGTAGCCTTTGCCCTTTTTGGTCATCACATGCAAAAACTGTGGGCCTTTCAGCTCACGCATGTTTTTAAGTGTTTTCACCAGTTCCGTGACGTCATGGCCGTCAATCGGGCCGATGTAGTTAAAGCCCAGCTCTTCAAACAACGTACCCGGCACAACCATGCCCTTAAGATGCTCTTCGGTGCGACGCACCAGCTCTTTAATTGGTGGCATACCTGAGAGGACTTTCTTACCGCCTTCACGCATAGAGGTGTAAAAGTTGCCAGACAAGAGACGCGCTAGATGGTTATTCAGCGCCCCAACATTTTCTGAAATCGACATCT
The Vibrio navarrensis DNA segment above includes these coding regions:
- the proB gene encoding glutamate 5-kinase, producing the protein MTTNQQSSAAFQAKTVVVKLGTSVLTGGTLALDRAHMVELARQCAELKKQGHSVVVVSSGAIAAGREHLGYPALPNAMASKQLLAAVGQSQLIQTWESLFAIYGIKIGQMLLTRADLEDRERFLNARDTINALVENDIIPVVNENDAVATSEIKVGDNDNLSALVGILCGADKLLLLTDQKGLFTADPRKDPNAELIKEVKTIDDTLRKIAGGSGTTLGTGGMATKLQAADIARRAGIEVIIAAGRAENVIFDSLGDAPQGTRFLPCEEALENRKRWILAGPAASGDIVIDGGAVKAVLEKGSSLLAKGVTKVLGEFSRGEVVRITNEQGQLIARGIASYSHQDMAKIAGKHSKDIISILGYDYGSEVIHRDDMVVIQE
- a CDS encoding glutamate-5-semialdehyde dehydrogenase, which gives rise to MELTNLGKAAKEAAFQLATASTAQKNRALALIADELEANAADILAANAKDIELGRQAGLSDAMLDRLLLNEQRLHGIANDVRNVISLADPVGSEIDSKVLENGMQLSRRRVPLGVVGVIYEARPNVTIDIAALCLKTGNASILRGGKETFFSNMELVNVIQSALAKAKLPAASVQYIEKPDRELVNQLLKMDEYVDMIIPRGGAGLHKMCKENSTIPVIIGGFGISHIFVDESANLEKSLDVVENAKVQRPSACNSLDTLLVHQQVAAEFLPMLVARLNDKVTFVAEPQAKALMGSADNLRDAQEGDFDTEWLSYTLGVKVVVDVAQAIEHMREHNASHSDAIMTNSLENAERFINSVDSAAVYVNASTRFTDGAQFGLGAEVAVSTQKLHARGPMGLEELTSYKWVGKANYLPRS
- the nrdR gene encoding transcriptional regulator NrdR encodes the protein MHCPFCSENDTKVIDSRLVADGHQVRRRRQCLACNERFTTFETAELLMPKVIKSNGNREPFNEDKMVGGIQRALEKRPVSADAIELAISMIKSKLRATGEREVPSKMIGNLVMEQLKHLDKVAYIRFASVYRSFEDIREFGEEIARLED
- the ribD gene encoding bifunctional diaminohydroxyphosphoribosylaminopyrimidine deaminase/5-amino-6-(5-phosphoribosylamino)uracil reductase RibD — encoded protein: MTPSPFTAFDYQMMTRAIALAKRGIYTTAPNPNVGCVLVRDGEIVGEGYHARAGEPHAEVHALRMAGEKARGATAYVTLEPCSHYGRTPPCAEGLTKAGVAKVIGAMQDPNPQVAGRGFQMLRDAGIDVHVGLMEAEAVALNPAFIKRMQTGMPFVQLKMAASLDGQSALSNGQSQWITSANARRDVQRFRAKAGAILSTSKTVIEDNASLNVRWSELPASVQAHYEERNLRQPVRVILDRQSQLTSSLKLFQTPGERVVVSPLGDLAPEFDEQGSLDLSRTLQSLTHKFNVNHVWVEAGATLAGALLSKGLVDELIVYLAPKLMGSDGRGLIGALGLSDMAQVMDLTIKDVRMVGPDIRIIATPKEKEN
- a CDS encoding riboflavin synthase, with amino-acid sequence MFTGIIEAVGTLTAITPRGEDISVTVQTGKLDMSDVKLGDSIATNGVCLTVIDFGPNYYSADLSLETLKKTGFAHYQVGSKVNLEKAMLPTTRFGGHIVSGHVDGVGEIVERNQVGRAIEFWVNMPAEISKYVAEKGSITVDGISLTVNDLRKNAFKLTIVPHTGEETTINDFHVGRKVNLEVDVLARYMERLLQGNQAQEAPESRLTMAFLQQNGFA
- the ribBA gene encoding bifunctional 3,4-dihydroxy-2-butanone-4-phosphate synthase/GTP cyclohydrolase II, with the protein product MPISTPQEIIDDIRLGKMVILMDDEDRENEGDLIMAAEHISPEAINFMATHGRGLICLTMTKERCKRLGLPPMVQDNNAQYTTNFTVSIEAAEGVTTGISAADRARTVQAAVAKEAKAADLVQPGHIFPLAAQDGGVLTRAGHTEAGCDLARLAGLEPASVIVEILNDDGTMARRPDLELFAEKHGLKLGTIADLIEYRNNTETTIERVAQCQLPTEYGEFELVTYRDIIDQQIHFALCKGDLKQNTPLVRVHLQDTFTDLLRSDRNAERSWTLDKAMARIGQEGGVLVILGNEESPELLIHRVKMFEAQDKDDAPKLAKKQGTSRRVGVGSQILADLGVHDMRLLSSSNKKYHALGGFGLNVVEYVCE
- the ribH gene encoding 6,7-dimethyl-8-ribityllumazine synthase, producing the protein MKVIEGGFPAPNAKIAIVISRFNSFINESLLSGAIDTLKRHGQVSDDNITVVRCPGAVELPLVAQRVAKTGKYDAIVSLGTVIRGGTPHFDYVCSEMNKGLAQVSMEFSIPVAFGVLTVDTIDQAIERAGTKAGNKGAEAALSALEMINVLSEIDS
- the nusB gene encoding transcription antitermination factor NusB, with product MGASVKPAARRNARQFALQAIYSWQITKENVATIEEQFLSGEKYDEEEHRAAEPALTAPETDVAYFRDLLTGVVLSHAELDSKIRPYVSRPMQDLDMMELALLRLAMYEMTRREDVPYKVVINEAIELAKVFAAEDSHKFVNGVLDKAAPHVRKK
- the thiL gene encoding thiamine-phosphate kinase, giving the protein MSGEFNLIEKYFVGRQAQRKDVYLAAGDDCALVKPLANVQLAISTDTLVCGTHFLPEADPAWVAHKALASNISDLAAMGATPAWVSLALTMPEPDETWLAPFCDAFFKLADYFGIQLIGGDTTKGPLSLTLTVQGYVPEGKALKRSGAKPGDYVFVTGTLGDAKAGLDVILNGAQRSRPAALALEKAHYLSMPRILAGQALVGLASAAIDISDGLVADLGHILQRSGVGVSIDVSKLPISSELLSFLDDRETAQQYALTSGEEYELCFTVPEESRGSLESSLAHVGCKVTCIGQIRPQGFFELHDNGTKLDWQLCGFDHFKGQNK
- the pgpA gene encoding phosphatidylglycerophosphatase A — its product is MSNPLAKLSLSNPWHLLATGFGSGLSPVVPGTMGTLASVPFFLLLAYLPLPIYLLVVLLACVLGIKICQVTSADMGVHDHGSIVWDEFAGFWITMLIVPALNIPLSEWQWLVTGFVLFRFFDMVKPWPIGWLDKRVHGGLGIMLDDIVAGVMSALALYLVGYYAGWLS
- the dxs gene encoding 1-deoxy-D-xylulose-5-phosphate synthase, whose protein sequence is MTLDISKYPTLALAEDPQELRLLPKETLPTLCDELRTYLLNSVSQSSGHLASGLGTVELTVALHYVYNTPFDQLIWDVGHQAYPHKILTGRREQMSTIRQKGGLHPFPWREESEYDTLSVGHSSTSISAALGMAICAEKEGKNRKVVSVIGDGAITAGMAFEAMNHAGDVHADMLVILNDNEMSISENVGALNNHLARLLSGNFYTSMREGGKKVLSGMPPIKELVRRTEEHLKGMVVPGTLFEELGFNYIGPIDGHDVTELVKTLKNMRELKGPQFLHVMTKKGKGYEPAEKDPIGYHGVPKFDPARTSLPKSSGGKPSFSNIFGDFLCDMAAQDPKLMAITPAMREGSGMVRFSKEYPEQYFDVAIAEQHAVTLATGMAIGGYKPVVAIYSTFLQRGYDQLIHDVAIMNLPVMFAIDRAGLVGADGQTHQGAFDLSYLRCIPNMLIMAPSDENECRQMLYTGHQHNGPSAVRYPRGSGMGTPIEEAFTALEIGKGRLIRTGEKVAILSFGTFLANALKAADNLNATVADMRFVKPLDEALIRQLVATHDVIVTVEENAIAGGAGAGVVEFLMQEKLIKPVLNLGLPDKFIPQGTQEELHQELGLDANGIEQAILAYLAK